From the Gymnogyps californianus isolate 813 chromosome 24, ASM1813914v2, whole genome shotgun sequence genome, one window contains:
- the LOC127025433 gene encoding AN1-type zinc finger protein 5-like encodes MAQETNQTQVPLLCTTGCGFYGSPRTNGMCSVCYKEFLQRQQSSDRISPPAPSGPNSSPMASDSIAGQRAEGDSVPEDAKASAQTPVTHQMTAMSISREEKSSETEEFIKTEEASSASSSSGTLLEISQNTAEGKTASEKPKQKKNRCFTCRKKIGLTGFDCRCGNLFCAIHRYSDMHACPYDYKAEAAEKIRKENPIVIAEKIQKL; translated from the exons ATGGCTCAGGAGACAAACCAAACCCAGGTGCCTCTGTTGTGTACCACAGGCTGTGGATTTTATGGCAGCCCCCGGACCAACGGGATGTGCTCCGTTTGCTATAAGGAGTTTCTACAGAGACAGCAGAGCAGTGACCGGATAAGCCCCCCAG CACCCAGTGGTCCCAACAGCAGCCCCATGGCTTCAGATTCAATTGCAGGGCAGCGTGCAGAGGGAGACTCCGTGCCTGAGGATGCGAAAGCCAG TGCTCAGACTCCTGTGACCCATCAGATGACAGCCATGAGCAtatccagagaagaaaagagcagtGAGACAGAAGAATTCATCAAGACAGAAGAAGCCTCATCAGCATCTTCCTCATCAG GTACCCTGCTTGAAATATCCCAGAACACAGCTGAGGGCAAGACAGCTTCAGAAAAACCGAAACAGAAGAAGAATCGCTGCTTCACTTGCCGGAAGAAGATAGGGCTAACTG GCTTCGACTGCCGCTGCGGGAACCTGTTCTGTGCCATTCACCGGTACTCCGACATGCACGCCTGCCCCTACGACTACAAGGCAGAAGCTGCCGAGAAGATCCGTAAGGAGAACCCCATCGTTATCGCTGAGAAGATCCAGAAGTTGTGA